From Draconibacterium halophilum, one genomic window encodes:
- a CDS encoding response regulator transcription factor: MNIRIIIADDHQLFIDGIKSILANELDISIIAEASNGLELINLLDSGKHPDIIITDIRMPVMDGISATKIISKNHPKIPILALTMFDQNADVYEMLEAGAKGYITKEVDRKELTQAIHAIVSGKNYFSKNLPVNYAAWVKAKLTENIIELTRREKEILQLIIKGRTTLEIAQELKLSKFTIDTHRKNIHKKVGTKSNMGLVNYALKNLGQSL; encoded by the coding sequence ATGAACATTCGAATTATAATAGCAGATGATCACCAACTTTTTATTGACGGAATAAAATCAATTCTGGCCAACGAACTGGATATTTCTATAATTGCTGAAGCATCAAACGGATTAGAACTTATTAACCTATTAGACTCAGGAAAACACCCCGACATTATTATTACCGACATACGAATGCCAGTTATGGATGGTATTTCAGCAACAAAAATAATTTCAAAAAACCACCCCAAAATACCAATTTTGGCGCTAACTATGTTTGATCAGAATGCCGATGTGTACGAGATGTTGGAAGCAGGAGCCAAAGGTTACATTACAAAAGAGGTGGATAGAAAAGAGCTTACACAAGCCATCCATGCCATTGTATCGGGCAAAAATTATTTCAGCAAAAACCTCCCTGTAAATTATGCTGCCTGGGTTAAAGCAAAATTAACCGAGAATATCATAGAATTAACCCGCCGCGAAAAGGAAATTCTTCAACTTATTATAAAAGGAAGAACCACGCTGGAGATTGCTCAGGAATTAAAACTCAGCAAATTTACCATCGACACACACCGGAAAAACATACATAAAAAAGTAGGCACAAAAAGTAATATGGGCTTGGTCAACTATGCCCTAAAAAATCTTGGGCAAAGCCTGTAA
- a CDS encoding ATP-binding protein, which translates to MKNSTFIFLFLYITHVIAQPNEIDSLLLLLDSEQNKYEAATINLQLAKLHERIDFEKGKRFAKNALITDSDSLMAEASNQLGRLYFYTAQLDSAELYFERAKKYLTKIHDEKRVAIINIGIGAIQLRQGDYNKTIRTLTESVSYFEKTGDDLNTAKCYSNMSAAFAELGDYTSAIEYNEKALQIFKQQKLKQFQVITLPNLAAQHLKNGDTLKAINYGLDAEKLALSMGNKRSLSIIYNNLGSAYLDIDEEKAKDYLQKTIALKKELNLKNGTEIALGNLGYLYLKKKDYKTALEYYKLVEPQVNGKQLVFTYNQLQKCYNGLRQYQTALYYSEKSRILNDSILNSENQKVFTEIKTKYETEKKEKEILELQSKNLEVDNKRIQNQNLLFASLVILLLTYLLVYFFTKRARQKQKIAQNKLLNKLKNQELNGIDAIIEAQEKERSRIADDLHDNLGSRIATIKMYINELDTSPEKEKTELIEKLKTISEKTYGEVRKIAHNKYSGTLISQGLIPAMVVIANQLSSTKQLNIKVVNINVKQRIKNSIEIQVFRIIQELLTNIIKHAKASEAIIQFSEDDNILNVMIEDNGKGFETKQTNFGFGLTNIEKRIDILNGNLVIDSSEHNGTTVILTIPL; encoded by the coding sequence GTGAAAAATAGCACCTTTATATTTCTATTTCTATACATAACACATGTAATTGCACAGCCAAATGAAATTGACAGTTTACTCCTATTACTTGATTCTGAACAGAACAAATACGAAGCAGCAACTATAAACCTGCAATTAGCCAAACTACACGAAAGGATTGATTTTGAAAAAGGGAAAAGATTCGCAAAAAACGCCCTTATCACTGATAGCGACTCACTTATGGCAGAAGCCAGCAATCAATTAGGACGACTATACTTTTACACTGCACAATTGGATTCGGCTGAACTGTACTTTGAAAGAGCAAAAAAATATTTAACAAAAATACACGACGAAAAGCGAGTAGCTATAATCAATATTGGAATTGGGGCGATTCAACTTAGACAAGGAGATTACAACAAAACCATTAGAACATTGACTGAAAGTGTTAGCTATTTTGAAAAAACCGGAGATGATTTAAATACCGCTAAATGTTACAGCAATATGTCGGCAGCTTTTGCCGAATTAGGTGATTACACCAGCGCCATTGAATACAACGAAAAAGCTCTTCAAATTTTCAAACAACAAAAGCTGAAACAATTTCAAGTAATTACACTGCCCAACCTGGCTGCCCAGCACTTAAAAAATGGAGATACATTAAAAGCTATAAATTATGGCCTCGATGCCGAAAAACTAGCCCTTTCGATGGGTAATAAACGTTCGCTATCAATAATTTACAACAACCTGGGAAGCGCTTACCTGGACATTGACGAGGAAAAAGCAAAAGATTATCTTCAAAAAACAATTGCCCTGAAGAAAGAACTAAATTTAAAAAACGGAACGGAAATAGCCCTGGGCAATTTAGGTTACCTGTATTTAAAGAAGAAAGACTACAAAACGGCACTTGAATACTACAAATTAGTTGAGCCGCAAGTAAACGGGAAACAGCTTGTTTTTACATACAACCAGTTGCAAAAATGCTACAACGGGTTAAGACAATACCAAACGGCACTCTATTATTCCGAAAAATCAAGGATTTTAAACGACAGCATTTTAAACTCCGAAAACCAAAAAGTATTTACTGAAATAAAAACCAAATACGAAACAGAAAAAAAAGAAAAAGAGATTCTGGAATTGCAATCAAAAAATCTGGAAGTTGACAACAAACGAATTCAAAACCAGAATTTACTCTTTGCGTCGTTGGTTATTTTACTGCTGACCTATTTGTTGGTTTATTTTTTCACAAAACGTGCACGCCAGAAACAAAAAATTGCACAAAATAAACTACTCAACAAGTTAAAAAATCAGGAATTAAATGGTATCGATGCTATTATTGAAGCTCAGGAAAAAGAACGATCAAGAATTGCCGATGATTTGCACGACAATTTGGGAAGTAGAATTGCAACAATTAAGATGTATATCAACGAGCTTGACACCTCACCGGAGAAGGAAAAAACAGAACTTATCGAGAAACTTAAAACAATCTCAGAAAAAACCTATGGAGAAGTTCGTAAAATAGCTCACAACAAATATTCAGGCACGTTAATCAGCCAGGGACTCATTCCGGCCATGGTTGTTATTGCCAACCAGCTTTCAAGCACAAAACAGCTAAATATAAAGGTGGTAAACATTAATGTTAAACAACGAATAAAAAATAGCATCGAAATTCAGGTATTTCGAATTATACAAGAGTTACTTACCAACATTATAAAACATGCTAAAGCCAGCGAGGCAATTATTCAGTTTTCGGAAGACGACAATATCTTGAATGTAATGATTGAAGATAACGGGAAAGGCTTTGAAACCAAACAAACCAACTTTGGATTTGGGCTTACTAATATTGAGAAAAGAATTGATATTTTAAATGGCAATTTGGTCATCGATTCATCTGAACACAATGGTACAACCGTAATTTTAACTATTCCCTTATGA
- a CDS encoding leucine-rich repeat protein: protein MKKLLLLSTFLFILVNVSRATYTLTSSDVTISNGVITSCSLPAGINAIIIPETIDGQTVTGIANRSGYNQGVFYNKNLMAVTLPSTIEFIGNFAFCVNNISLLDLTNCTSLKSIGEGAFYNNALPSVNFSPCTALETIGEAAFEFNALVTVDFTNCTSLKSIGRLAFSGANQGFPHYNQVNVLIFTGCTSLTTISGYAFYSNNMSSASILTPCTALSTIGEMAFADQNFGFYLPTVVGFEKYGWYDGNGNTYNGGDLVTDTETSYYAPTRHTLTDADVYITDGIITYCFYDYKSKEIIIPDELKGETVTGIGDGIFKDEGITAVFFPPTLKMIGNSAFSDNSIETIDLDTCTSLTFIGLGAFSGNVANSFKLPTVVGFESDKWVDQNDTEYDHGATITDLTATYRLPAPYTLTSADVEVVEGVLTTCSYGFQSKEIIIPRYLDGQYVKEIGNAVFNDKGIIAVELPTTLEKIGEWAFAQNNLAAIDLSVCNELRYIAKDAFRSNGFTSFNLPVVNRLEPLGWYVGYRTVPGGSEVTVQDNIYYNMYVPVYVLTDADVVVTNNVIVSCSSVGGSRAILIPSELDNQTVKEIGNAIDYEGVFENKTLDYVSLPTSIEKIGTEAFEDNYIKKLSLEDCNNLTHIRNDAFYGNQISTLNLTNCVALSHIEDDAFYDNAITSNLDLSDCPQLTTIGDNAFAYSSIPSIDFSNCSLLEYIGEYAFEENSISSLDLTNCNKLIFIGSDAFSSNSLTNFQLPVITGYENEKWRDNNGNTFAGNEIVSDFSTFYSFPKYYTITDDDVVVENSTITSCSYNFASKDIIIPNTLDGQTIKGIADYEREEIFNRKDLFSIQLPTTIEYLGKYSFNNNRITNLNLDDCNTLIFIGSSAFASNNLTGFKLPVYTANDTIKWIDENGTEYSGGDSTNNLYLSYRLTVPYTLTDEDVVVENNAIVSCSYNFASKDIIIPNTLDGQTVTEIASQTEGIFEEKGLTSVELPTTIELIGKRAFKNNSINSINIAECSALVSVGEEAFNENNLANLDLSNCNNLTKIEYGAFKSNKIENIDLENCSLLDTIESYAFQSNNISNLDLSGCPNIKFIGFSAFQYNSIQSLNLTNCSSLTTIDNSSFAYNSISYLDLTSCTALESIGDYAFRNSSFSNPDLSKCTSLVYIGRYAFYKSGGNTFTLPTPNIPNKVFDYWEDNNGIQYAGNTQVSDITLTYTAVLFEGNKVTFTITDGANPVANALVSLDGYDDKISDNEGIASFAVTPSDSIFYAISATNYMTVSDSVWSNDSINSEQVTLQFCADSVTINEEICGNETINIGDSTYAESGTYITTLTNVAGCDSIVTLFLNVLPAHTVELNEVIGMGEEIIVGNTAYSTSGMYVNTLTNQFNCDSTITLNLTVDSIAPSAVCQTTTIYLDETGSATLTADLIDGGSSDNLNELVFEVSRNSFTCSDIGTNNVQLIVTDNVNLSDTCTAVVTVEDTIAPEAVCKNIDVWLDDSGAAQVSPNDINNGSTDNCGNPIMNLNNTDFTCDDIGTNLVLLTVTDSSNNSATCSANITVLDTISPTAICKDIDVYLDANGTATITADSINNGSFANCEEISKSINTNEFNCSKLGTNTVILTLEANNQKTASCTSMVTVIDTLSPIVSAQNLTIYIDTSECLNTISVSDIKMSSSDNCSIVDETITKSSFTCADTGTVQTVELWVTDSSGNIGKAISSVTIKALTDTIPPTVLCQPTTIYLDETGSATLMPSYIDGGVPTTYRRYI from the coding sequence ATGAAAAAACTTTTACTTCTCTCAACATTTCTTTTCATTCTGGTAAATGTATCGCGGGCAACTTACACGTTAACAAGCAGCGATGTAACAATAAGTAACGGTGTTATTACCAGTTGCTCTCTACCAGCGGGTATTAATGCCATTATAATTCCTGAAACCATAGATGGACAAACCGTTACCGGCATTGCAAATAGATCCGGGTACAATCAAGGTGTGTTTTACAATAAGAATCTTATGGCTGTCACCCTTCCATCAACAATAGAGTTTATTGGCAATTTTGCATTTTGCGTAAACAATATAAGTCTACTCGATTTAACAAATTGCACTTCCTTAAAATCGATAGGGGAAGGTGCCTTTTACAACAATGCCTTGCCAAGTGTTAATTTTAGTCCGTGTACGGCTTTAGAAACCATTGGAGAAGCAGCCTTTGAGTTTAATGCTCTGGTAACCGTTGATTTCACCAATTGTACTTCGCTAAAATCTATTGGCAGGTTGGCATTTTCTGGTGCCAATCAAGGATTTCCGCATTACAATCAAGTTAATGTATTAATTTTCACAGGCTGCACATCTTTAACAACCATAAGTGGCTATGCGTTTTACAGCAATAATATGAGTAGCGCTTCTATATTAACTCCCTGTACTGCACTTAGCACTATTGGAGAAATGGCTTTTGCCGATCAGAATTTTGGGTTCTATCTTCCAACCGTAGTAGGGTTTGAAAAATATGGATGGTACGACGGAAATGGGAACACATACAATGGAGGCGATTTGGTTACCGACACAGAAACCTCCTATTACGCCCCTACCCGCCATACATTAACCGATGCCGATGTTTATATTACCGATGGGATTATTACCTACTGTTTTTACGACTATAAATCAAAAGAAATTATAATACCCGATGAACTTAAAGGCGAAACCGTTACAGGTATTGGCGATGGAATCTTTAAAGACGAAGGCATTACAGCCGTATTTTTCCCTCCTACATTAAAAATGATTGGCAATTCGGCATTTTCCGATAATTCGATTGAAACAATAGATCTCGACACCTGCACAAGCCTTACATTTATCGGATTGGGAGCATTTTCGGGCAATGTTGCCAACAGCTTTAAACTACCAACGGTAGTTGGTTTCGAAAGCGACAAATGGGTAGACCAAAACGATACCGAATACGACCACGGAGCTACAATAACCGACCTAACTGCCACATACCGGCTACCTGCGCCTTATACGCTTACCAGTGCCGATGTAGAGGTAGTTGAAGGTGTTCTTACCACTTGTTCGTATGGCTTCCAATCGAAAGAAATAATTATACCCCGCTACCTTGATGGGCAATATGTTAAAGAAATTGGCAATGCAGTATTTAATGATAAAGGAATAATAGCCGTTGAGCTACCAACAACTCTTGAAAAAATAGGTGAATGGGCTTTTGCCCAAAACAACTTGGCTGCTATTGATTTAAGCGTTTGTAACGAATTAAGATATATTGCAAAAGATGCTTTTAGATCGAATGGTTTTACCAGTTTTAATTTACCTGTTGTTAATCGTCTGGAACCTCTTGGATGGTATGTTGGATATCGCACAGTACCGGGTGGTTCAGAGGTTACGGTACAAGACAATATTTATTACAACATGTATGTTCCGGTTTATGTACTTACCGATGCCGATGTTGTGGTTACTAATAATGTAATAGTTAGCTGTTCAAGTGTTGGTGGTAGCCGTGCTATTCTTATCCCGTCTGAATTAGACAATCAAACCGTAAAGGAAATTGGTAATGCAATAGATTACGAAGGGGTATTCGAAAATAAAACGCTTGATTATGTTTCTCTACCAACATCAATAGAAAAAATTGGAACAGAAGCTTTTGAAGATAATTACATAAAAAAATTAAGCCTTGAGGATTGTAATAATCTAACCCATATTCGCAATGATGCTTTTTATGGGAACCAAATAAGCACACTTAATCTTACCAATTGTGTTGCTTTAAGCCATATCGAAGATGATGCTTTTTACGACAATGCTATTACAAGTAATCTTGACCTTTCAGACTGCCCACAACTTACCACAATAGGTGATAATGCTTTTGCTTATAGCAGTATTCCAAGCATCGATTTTTCAAATTGTTCGCTATTGGAATATATTGGAGAATATGCATTTGAAGAAAATTCAATCAGTTCACTCGATTTAACAAATTGTAATAAACTCATTTTTATAGGCAGCGATGCCTTTTCTTCCAATAGTCTTACCAACTTCCAATTGCCAGTGATTACCGGATACGAAAATGAAAAGTGGAGAGACAATAACGGAAATACATTTGCCGGCAACGAAATTGTTTCTGATTTTAGCACCTTTTATAGCTTCCCAAAATATTACACCATAACTGATGACGACGTGGTTGTTGAAAATAGCACAATAACAAGTTGTTCGTACAACTTTGCGTCAAAAGACATCATAATCCCAAATACGCTTGATGGCCAAACGATTAAAGGTATAGCTGATTATGAACGTGAAGAAATATTTAATCGTAAGGATCTTTTTTCTATTCAGCTTCCGACTACAATTGAATATTTAGGAAAATATTCTTTTAACAACAATAGGATTACAAACCTAAATTTAGATGATTGCAATACACTAATCTTTATCGGAAGTTCTGCTTTTGCCTCAAACAATCTTACCGGATTTAAACTGCCCGTTTACACGGCAAACGATACCATTAAATGGATTGATGAAAATGGCACGGAATATTCAGGCGGCGATTCAACAAATAATCTTTACCTTTCCTATCGTCTGACAGTGCCATACACTCTTACCGACGAAGATGTAGTGGTTGAAAATAATGCTATCGTTAGCTGCTCCTATAATTTTGCGTCAAAAGACATAATAATTCCCAATACTCTTGATGGCCAAACTGTAACAGAAATCGCTTCTCAAACCGAAGGGATATTTGAAGAAAAAGGGCTTACTTCAGTTGAGCTTCCAACCACTATTGAATTAATAGGAAAAAGGGCTTTTAAAAATAATAGCATCAATAGTATTAATATTGCCGAATGCAGTGCACTTGTATCAGTTGGAGAAGAAGCTTTTAATGAAAACAATTTAGCCAATCTAGATCTTTCAAACTGTAATAATCTTACTAAAATTGAGTATGGTGCCTTTAAAAGTAATAAAATCGAAAATATTGATCTCGAAAATTGCTCATTACTTGATACGATTGAATCTTATGCATTTCAATCAAATAACATTTCAAATTTAGATTTATCCGGGTGTCCGAACATTAAATTTATTGGATTCTCCGCATTTCAATATAATTCTATTCAATCATTGAACCTAACAAATTGCTCTTCACTTACAACAATAGATAACAGTTCGTTTGCATATAATTCCATATCATATCTGGATTTAACCTCATGTACAGCACTTGAATCAATTGGCGACTATGCATTCAGGAATAGTTCTTTTTCCAATCCTGATTTATCTAAATGTACCTCCCTCGTTTACATTGGTCGATATGCTTTTTATAAATCAGGAGGAAATACGTTTACGCTTCCAACGCCCAATATCCCCAATAAAGTATTCGATTATTGGGAAGATAACAATGGCATTCAATATGCAGGAAATACACAGGTTTCTGACATAACGCTAACATACACCGCCGTACTATTCGAAGGGAATAAGGTTACTTTTACGATTACTGATGGCGCAAACCCGGTTGCAAATGCACTTGTAAGCCTTGATGGATACGACGATAAAATTTCTGATAATGAAGGAATTGCCTCTTTTGCAGTAACACCTTCCGATTCGATCTTCTATGCTATATCTGCCACAAATTACATGACAGTAAGCGATAGCGTTTGGTCAAACGATTCAATTAATTCTGAACAAGTTACGCTGCAATTCTGCGCCGATAGTGTTACAATTAATGAAGAAATTTGTGGAAATGAAACAATTAATATTGGAGACTCAACATATGCAGAATCGGGAACCTATATAACTACACTCACCAACGTGGCCGGATGCGACAGTATTGTAACACTTTTCCTGAACGTTCTTCCTGCACATACAGTTGAATTAAATGAAGTTATTGGCATGGGTGAAGAAATTATCGTTGGCAACACGGCCTATTCTACCAGCGGAATGTATGTAAATACATTAACCAACCAGTTTAATTGCGACAGCACAATTACGCTTAATTTAACTGTTGATAGTATTGCTCCCTCTGCTGTTTGCCAAACAACTACAATTTATCTTGACGAAACAGGAAGTGCCACGTTAACAGCCGATTTAATCGACGGAGGTAGCAGCGACAACCTGAATGAATTGGTTTTTGAAGTTTCACGCAATTCTTTTACATGTTCTGATATTGGAACAAACAATGTACAGCTGATTGTTACCGACAATGTTAATTTAAGCGATACATGCACAGCAGTTGTTACCGTTGAAGACACCATCGCTCCTGAAGCTGTTTGTAAAAATATTGATGTTTGGTTAGATGATTCCGGGGCGGCTCAGGTTTCGCCAAACGATATAAATAACGGCAGTACCGATAATTGTGGAAATCCTATCATGAATTTAAACAATACAGATTTTACATGCGATGATATTGGAACTAATTTGGTACTATTAACCGTTACCGATTCATCTAACAACTCTGCAACATGTTCTGCAAACATTACAGTTCTCGATACCATTTCGCCAACAGCCATTTGTAAAGACATTGATGTTTATTTAGATGCAAATGGCACAGCCACAATTACAGCAGACAGCATTAACAACGGTAGTTTTGCAAACTGCGAAGAGATTTCCAAAAGTATAAACACCAATGAGTTTAACTGCAGTAAGCTGGGTACAAATACAGTTATTTTAACCCTTGAAGCCAACAACCAAAAAACAGCAAGCTGCACATCAATGGTAACGGTAATCGACACGCTTTCTCCAATCGTAAGTGCTCAAAACTTAACCATTTATATCGACACAAGCGAATGCCTGAATACAATTTCTGTTTCTGATATTAAAATGAGTAGTTCAGACAACTGCAGTATCGTTGATGAAACAATTACAAAATCAAGTTTTACCTGCGCCGACACAGGCACTGTACAAACTGTTGAACTTTGGGTTACCGATTCAAGTGGAAATATTGGGAAAGCCATTTCCTCGGTTACTATTAAGGCCTTAACAGACACCATTCCTCCCACTGTTTTGTGTCAGCCAACCACTATTTATTTAGACGAAACAGGCTCAGCCACTTTGATGCCAAGTTATATTGACGGGGGAGTACCGACAACCTATCGGAGGTACATTTAA
- the ftsY gene encoding signal recognition particle-docking protein FtsY: MAIFGSFSRKKKENLDEGLSKTKESVFKKLSRAVAGKSKVDEEVLDNLEEILITSDVGVDTTLKIIERIEERVSRDKYMGVSELNNMLKEEISDLLEENNTTDVSDFDLPKKDEPYVIMVVGVNGVGKTTTIGKLAYNFKQAGKSVVLGAADTFRAAAIEQLEVWAERVDVPIVKQKMGSDPASVAYDTLASAKASNADVVIIDTAGRLHNKVNLMNELSKIKKVMQKIVPGAPDEVLLILDGSTGQNAFEQAKQFTKATEVTALALTKLDGTAKGGVVIGISDQFKIPVKYIGIGEKMEHLQIFRRREFVDSLFS, translated from the coding sequence ATGGCCATATTCGGAAGTTTTAGCAGAAAGAAGAAAGAGAATCTTGATGAGGGATTGTCGAAAACCAAAGAGAGCGTTTTTAAGAAACTTAGTCGGGCAGTAGCCGGAAAATCAAAAGTCGACGAAGAAGTTTTAGATAACCTGGAAGAGATTCTTATCACATCGGACGTTGGTGTAGATACGACGCTTAAAATTATTGAGCGTATAGAAGAACGAGTTTCCCGCGATAAATACATGGGGGTTAGTGAGTTGAATAACATGCTTAAAGAAGAAATCTCTGATTTATTGGAGGAGAATAACACCACTGATGTTTCAGACTTTGATCTTCCGAAAAAAGACGAGCCTTATGTAATTATGGTTGTTGGTGTGAATGGAGTAGGTAAAACCACTACTATCGGGAAATTGGCCTACAACTTTAAACAAGCCGGAAAGTCGGTTGTACTGGGAGCTGCCGATACTTTTAGGGCAGCAGCAATTGAGCAACTTGAGGTTTGGGCCGAAAGGGTAGATGTTCCGATTGTAAAACAAAAGATGGGATCCGACCCGGCATCGGTTGCTTACGATACTTTGGCGTCGGCAAAAGCCAGTAACGCCGATGTGGTAATTATTGATACTGCCGGACGACTGCATAATAAAGTTAATTTAATGAACGAATTGAGCAAGATTAAAAAGGTGATGCAGAAGATCGTTCCCGGTGCACCTGATGAAGTTTTGCTTATTCTTGACGGTTCTACCGGGCAAAATGCATTTGAGCAGGCAAAACAGTTTACAAAAGCTACCGAAGTTACAGCACTGGCGTTAACCAAACTTGACGGAACAGCCAAGGGGGGCGTAGTAATCGGTATTTCCGACCAGTTTAAAATTCCGGTAAAATACATTGGAATTGGCGAGAAAATGGAACATTTACAGATCTTTCGCCGTCGCGAATTTGTCGATTCGCTGTTTTCATAA
- the rpmB gene encoding 50S ribosomal protein L28, with translation MSRVCQITGKKAMVGNNVSHSKRRTKRKFNVNLFKKKFYMPHEDRWVQLTVSAAGMRTINKKGIKIALAEAQGKGFIDKF, from the coding sequence ATGTCACGAGTTTGTCAAATAACAGGTAAGAAAGCAATGGTGGGGAACAATGTTTCTCACTCGAAAAGAAGAACAAAAAGAAAGTTCAATGTAAACCTGTTTAAAAAGAAATTTTATATGCCCCACGAAGATCGTTGGGTGCAACTAACAGTATCTGCTGCCGGTATGCGTACCATTAACAAGAAAGGCATTAAAATTGCTTTAGCCGAGGCACAGGGAAAAGGTTTTATTGATAAATTTTAA
- the rpmG gene encoding 50S ribosomal protein L33, with amino-acid sequence MAKKGNRVQVILECTEHKDSGVPGTSRYITTKNRKNTPERMELKKFNPVLKKVTVHKEIK; translated from the coding sequence ATGGCAAAAAAAGGTAACAGAGTGCAGGTGATATTAGAATGCACAGAGCATAAAGATAGTGGTGTGCCAGGTACTTCAAGGTATATTACTACAAAAAACAGAAAAAATACTCCGGAACGTATGGAATTGAAAAAATTCAATCCTGTTCTGAAGAAAGTAACAGTACATAAAGAAATTAAATAA
- a CDS encoding DUF4295 domain-containing protein translates to MAKKAVASLQKGAGKGYAKVIKMTKSDKTGAYAFKEEMVPNDEVKTYFKK, encoded by the coding sequence ATGGCAAAGAAAGCAGTAGCATCACTACAAAAAGGTGCCGGTAAAGGTTATGCCAAGGTAATCAAAATGACTAAGTCTGATAAAACCGGAGCATACGCTTTTAAAGAAGAAATGGTGCCAAACGACGAAGTAAAAACTTATTTTAAAAAATAA
- a CDS encoding T9SS type A sorting domain-containing protein: protein MKFTSDGGNSTFDVNTIYDCEWTTSVSCNWVNINAGNSGSGSGTVSYSVEANTSDSERTCTLTVEGKTFTIVQSAYIPPLSSEADIVSFELPGQAAPTEIGDSTIVITMPYNTDKTALIPTIEISENASISPLSGIATDFTEPVEYLLTAEDEITTKTWTVSVYNLPMINSSDSLIVNELSGLFEELNLPDDSLAKYISIIEDHIVSLNLSGLNLDGNFPQIVSQLNSLRYLDLSNNNLSGLLPDIFAIIDEGLKDALLENKLVLDYLNISNNRFVFSDLEAVWENLLHIPEFIYAPQAIVGTAIDTTIEKGENYTMLIEGYIPGKFDQYQWYKDATPISGAISETFTLDVTEYTDEGNYNCRITNSLITELILETKTISLSFSTPVGIENLELYELKIYPNPARDKVFIETGKDNPVLLKIVDIDGKQMRQIKEFTTGEIDISGFAKGIYIIRISDQNFLTTKQLIVQ from the coding sequence ATGAAATTTACTTCGGATGGAGGAAATAGCACCTTCGATGTAAATACAATTTACGATTGCGAATGGACAACTAGCGTATCGTGCAATTGGGTAAATATAAATGCCGGTAATTCGGGATCGGGATCGGGCACCGTTTCTTATTCCGTTGAGGCCAACACCTCTGACAGTGAAAGAACATGTACATTAACTGTTGAAGGAAAGACATTTACTATTGTACAAAGTGCTTACATTCCGCCACTGAGTAGCGAAGCTGACATAGTGAGTTTTGAGCTGCCGGGACAAGCTGCACCAACTGAAATAGGCGATTCAACAATTGTGATAACAATGCCATATAACACCGATAAAACGGCACTCATCCCTACAATCGAAATTTCAGAAAATGCTTCAATTTCACCCTTATCGGGAATTGCCACAGATTTTACTGAGCCTGTAGAATATTTACTAACTGCAGAAGACGAAATAACCACAAAAACATGGACCGTTAGCGTATACAACCTACCTATGATAAACAGCAGCGACTCGCTTATAGTAAACGAATTATCAGGCTTATTTGAAGAACTTAATTTACCTGATGACAGTTTGGCAAAATACATTTCAATTATTGAAGATCATATTGTGAGCCTCAATTTATCGGGACTAAACCTTGATGGAAACTTTCCTCAAATAGTATCGCAACTAAATTCCCTGCGTTATCTCGATCTCTCAAACAATAACCTTTCAGGACTTCTACCTGATATTTTTGCAATTATTGATGAGGGATTAAAAGATGCTTTGCTCGAAAACAAACTGGTTTTGGACTACCTTAACATTTCAAATAATAGATTTGTATTTAGCGATCTCGAAGCAGTTTGGGAAAACCTGTTGCACATACCGGAATTTATTTACGCACCACAAGCAATAGTTGGAACAGCCATTGATACAACAATCGAAAAAGGTGAAAATTATACGATGCTGATTGAAGGTTATATTCCAGGTAAATTCGACCAATACCAATGGTACAAGGACGCAACTCCAATATCTGGAGCAATATCTGAAACGTTTACTCTAGATGTTACTGAATATACCGATGAAGGGAATTACAATTGTAGAATTACAAATTCTCTTATTACCGAACTTATCCTTGAAACTAAGACGATATCGCTTTCTTTTTCAACTCCGGTTGGTATCGAAAATTTAGAGTTGTATGAACTAAAAATATATCCGAATCCTGCCAGAGATAAAGTATTTATTGAAACGGGAAAAGATAATCCGGTGCTACTAAAAATAGTGGATATTGATGGAAAACAAATGAGGCAAATAAAAGAATTTACAACGGGTGAGATAGACATTAGTGGGTTTGCCAAAGGGATTTACATTATTCGAATTAGTGACCAGAACTTTCTTACGACTAAACAGCTAATTGTTCAATAG